The Nostoc sp. NIES-3756 DNA window AGCATCATGGGCTGCTAATACTACATCATAAATGTCGCGTTGGGTGGGGGAAAACTTACCCGACACAGGCCAAGTACGAGTAATATCGGCTGCCCAACCTGTTTGGGTTTCGCCACCTACATCGGCTAATAATAAATCTCCTGGTTGCAGAGGGTGGTGATATTGTTCGTTGTGCAGAACTTCACCGTGAACTGTGACAATGCTGTTGTATGCGGTTGTCATGTTGTGGGCGATGAAAACGCTTTCCATTGCTGCCCGAACTTCTGCCTCAATTTTAGCGTTGGGTGTGGCTGCCATACCAGCTTTGTGGGCGGCTACACTCACAGTTGCTGCCTTGCGTAACTCGGCTAATGCGCCTGCGTCGTGGCTGAGGCGTAAAGAAACAATTGCCTTGGCTAACTCTCTATCTATACCATCTAAGTCATAGGCTGAGGATATGGTTCTTTGCAACACTTGTGATTGTACAAGAGTCGTCCGATGATTTTGGACGGGGATTGATGCGGCTTTGCTTCCCCGATGTTTTAACTCAGACAAGGTTCTGGCAGAGTCTGCGCCAATTTGCGCGGCAATTTCTGCACGCTTGGGCATTTCTCCATGCCAAAGGGCGCTACTAGGTGCAGGCTCATCAATAAATAGTTCTAATTTGCCACCTTCTAGGCGAATGGCGGCGTTAGGTAAGGGTAAGCCAGCAAAATAAATGAAGTGACTGCTGGCGCGAAATGGGTAAACATTGGCGGGATAGTTGCGTGGAGTTTCGCTACCAGACCAAAGAATTACCGGGAAATCAATCAGGCTGGCTAGTTTTTGGCGGCGATCGCGTAAAATATCAGCTAGGGAACTCATAGTTATTATTTGGTCTGGTGTTGCGTTGTTAAGGATGATTTATCTCACGCACAGAGGATTCAATTTTAGCGTATCGATTTCACAACGTTTTTAATCTTTGTCTTCTTTATCGTCTTCTCTATCATCATTCTCTTGCTCTTTATCATCATCTTT harbors:
- a CDS encoding aminopeptidase P family protein, coding for MSSLADILRDRRQKLASLIDFPVILWSGSETPRNYPANVYPFRASSHFIYFAGLPLPNAAIRLEGGKLELFIDEPAPSSALWHGEMPKRAEIAAQIGADSARTLSELKHRGSKAASIPVQNHRTTLVQSQVLQRTISSAYDLDGIDRELAKAIVSLRLSHDAGALAELRKAATVSVAAHKAGMAATPNAKIEAEVRAAMESVFIAHNMTTAYNSIVTVHGEVLHNEQYHHPLQPGDLLLADVGGETQTGWAADITRTWPVSGKFSPTQRDIYDVVLAAHDACIDKIRPGVEYRDIHLLAATVIAEGLVDLGILQGNPQDLVEIDAHALFFPHGIGHLLGLDVHDMEDLGDLAGYEEGRSRSDRFGLGYLRLNRPLQSGMAVTIEPGFYQVPAILNDAKNRAKYQDAVNWERLTQFADVRGIRIEDDVLVTDTGSEVLTAALPNDAESVENLVNKV